Genomic window (Methanosphaera sp. WGK6):
GGTTTTCCGAATGAAGATGGTTTTCCAATAGTTAAATTAGTAACTTTTAATTTTTCAAAGTCAATGTCTATATTAAGTAATTTTCCAGTTTCATTTCCTTGTGAATCTAGAACAGTTTTACCTATAGCATTATTTATTTTAAGATTGTCTTCTTCATCTTCAGGTATTTTTTCAAAGATATTTCCAGATATATCATCTTTTGTTTTGTTAAGTAAAATGTAATCTCCAACTATTTCAAGGTCTTCTGAAGTTAAATTGTAATATTTTTTATTTATAGGATTTCCAAGAGAACCAATTATTTTAGTTACTTCGTATGTTTTAACATTGAAACTTATTTCAGCTACTTTTG
Coding sequences:
- a CDS encoding PRC-barrel domain-containing protein; translated protein: MNAKDIFGMKIISKDAKDVAKVAEISFNVKTYEVTKIIGSLGNPINKKYYNLTSEDLEIVGDYILLNKTKDDISGNIFEKIPEDEEDNLKINNAIGKTVLDSQGNETGKLLNIDIDFEKLKVTNLTIGKPSSFGKPKNTTILNKDDIIGIGDYILINKIIKTEDEPTPDENNDSEEDTKEKINVNIE